CAGGCGGTTTGAGAATCAAACCCCCTGCTGAGCGACTCCGGCCCCACTGAGGTTAAGTTGCCAGAACCCGTAGGGCCGACTGGCCTCCCCGCTCGCCAGCACCGCGACCACGGTGACGGCCACGTCACCACCTGGGGTGGGCAGACTGGACACGTACCCCCCGTGCATCCACTTCCCGTCCACCTCGCCATCCACGGTCAGGTACACGCACCACTCCGGCAGCCGGGCCAGCACGTCGTCTTGCAAGCCGTCGAGCGGCGTCTCCACGATGGCTTGCGCGAGGGCGGGATCAAATGCGTAGACCCCACGGGTGCGGCTCCACTGCGCCTGCACGATGTTCACGTGCATCTCGCGCAGCAACTCGCCCGCTTTGCGCGAGGGCAAGGCAGCCATCTGAAGGGTGAAGAACTCTATGAAGTCCAGGGGCTGCTTCACCGCGCGGGTCCACAGCTCGTGGCTGCCGATGGTCATGGCAAGCGTGCGGCGCGTGTCCTTGGCGTCCGCGTCCGGGTTATAGGGTCTGGGCTTCACCGCCGCACCTTCTTCCCAGTGCCCCAGCAGTCCCGGCACATCAGCAGCGCCACGCTCCGGCGCACGCACAGGCGTAGCCATGTGACAATCTCACTCCACCTACCAGGTAGGAACAAAAACGAAGACAATCCACAGCGCCGCAAAAGGATGGGTCAGTCACACGGCAGCTCAATTTTTAAGCCTTGCTTTAAGACCACCGTTTGAAGTTCAGAGTCTTGTAAACGCGCATATGGGAAGTTAGGAGGTACAGCAGAGGGTTGCGTGGCCCTCACGTGTGACCCAAGTGGATCACGCAGGAAGGCTTATTCACATGACTTCAGCTCTACCAATGCCTCGTCCCGATGACACCTTCGACTATCAGGCGCTCTTCGATCATGCTGGCGTTGGCCTTCTGGAGATCGCGTTCGATGGCTCCATTCGGCGCATCAACGCCAATGGAGCAGCCTTTTTTGGTCATCCCACTGAGGTCCTGGTGGGGGAGAACGTGATCAACGTCACCCATCCCGACGATGTCCCCCGCACGGTTGAAGCGCTGGAGCAGGTGATCAGCGGCGCCACTCCGTTGGTCACCGTGGAAAAGCGCTACATCCGCGCAGATGGGGAAACCGTCTGGTCGCGTTCCCGCGTGTCCCTGCTGCCCACATGCCACGGCCCAGCCACCTCGGTGGTCGCGGTCATTGCGGATATCACCGAACTCAAGCGCGCGCAACAGGACCTTGAAGCGCTCAATATCAGCCTTCAGGAGACGCTGGAGGGCGGCCTGCTGGGTCTTGGCATCGCCCTGGAAGCCCGTGACTTGGAGACGTCCGGGCACACCACTCGGGTGATGCAATACAGCTTGCAGCTTGGAAAAGCCCTCGGTCTCGACGACGTGACACTCAATGAATTGAAGCACGGAGCGGGTCTGCATGACCTTGGAAAGCTCACCATCCCAGATGCGGTCCTCCTCAAGCCGGGTCGCCTGGATGCTGCCGAATGGGCGCTGATGCAAACCCATGCGCACAACGGTCACGAAATTGCTTCGCGGATTCCAACGCTACCGCGCTTGGCCCTGGATGTAATTCGGCACCACCACGAGCGCTGGGACGGCACGGGATATCCAGACCGCCTGGCAGGGACTGATATCCCCTTACTGGCACGAATTTTTGCGGTGTGTGACGTCTATGACGCACTGACGAGCGAACGGCCTTACAAGCACGCCTGGTCACATGAGGCGGCGCTGAAGGAGTTGTACGTTCAGCGTGGGCGGCAATTCGATGCCGACGTCGTGGACGCCTTTCTCGCCATCCATGCTGCAACCACAGATTCCAATGACGTGACTTGAAGAGGGCGGGAGTGGTCTGTGCAGAATCCCTATTCAAAAAGAAGTCGACCTCAGGGTCGACTTCTCTACTCTTGAGTGCATGTTGGACGTGTTCACACTCACTGAGGGATCAGGACACCCTGAAGCGACGGTGGCCGGCTGGACTGATTTTATACCAGGGCGTCCATTACACTTACAGTGGGCTGAAGACGAACTTATCGCTGGTGCCACCGCGCAGTACGCTCTCGGTTTGTTCGCCGAGGTACATCTCA
The sequence above is drawn from the Deinococcus hopiensis KR-140 genome and encodes:
- a CDS encoding HD domain-containing phosphohydrolase, with amino-acid sequence MDHAGRLIHMTSALPMPRPDDTFDYQALFDHAGVGLLEIAFDGSIRRINANGAAFFGHPTEVLVGENVINVTHPDDVPRTVEALEQVISGATPLVTVEKRYIRADGETVWSRSRVSLLPTCHGPATSVVAVIADITELKRAQQDLEALNISLQETLEGGLLGLGIALEARDLETSGHTTRVMQYSLQLGKALGLDDVTLNELKHGAGLHDLGKLTIPDAVLLKPGRLDAAEWALMQTHAHNGHEIASRIPTLPRLALDVIRHHHERWDGTGYPDRLAGTDIPLLARIFAVCDVYDALTSERPYKHAWSHEAALKELYVQRGRQFDADVVDAFLAIHAATTDSNDVT